The sequence TGATGAAGCCATGACCTTTTGAGGTTGCCTATCAGAGAGATATTCTTTCCACTCCCGTTTCTGTTACAGAAGCTAATGTAGAAAATACGTGCCATCTGACCAAAGATACCTCACATATAGGAAGAAGTGATGATGGAACCCAAATTACCTCATCACCGCCAGCCACTCAGTCTTGCTATGAGGAACCACAGCCATCTACTTCTACATCTAACCTCTTTAATGCTTCTTCTACCTCTCTTATCGAGCGGGCATCTGCTGAGCAGGATAATCCTTCAACATCTGGTAAGGTGTTGTGTGCAGTGTTTGTAAGCTTGGTGCCTCAGGAATTATGACTTTTCTGTTGAATCCTAAGAAACGAATCTCTTACAGTGGAGGATAAAATGATGATTATCAAAATCCCTGCAAAAGTTCAAGTCAGAGCACCTGATTGGTAGttaatttaataatttgttccataaGAAAATAATTAGGCTTAGTCCTAGTGGCTTGGAGAGGAAATTGTGAGAATTGTGTGTATTTAAGGACACAGACAATGCATTTCAATCATTAAGTGTTTTAATTTTGCAGCCTTCACCATCTTGGAACTTAGGTGCAGCTGTTGGGGATTTTTTTCCCTCACCAAGCTGGAGTGTAAACTTACTGAAACTATACAGATCACATCACAAAGCTAACCATAACTGAATATTTGCACGCATGGAGTCGCTCTCTGAGGAACCATTCTAATCCTCACTGTTGCTGCTGCCATTCACCAGTCCACTTTCTCCCattcagagatttttaaggttagaagggaccacattGATCATTTAATCTGACAAATAGAACAAAAGACAATTATTTAGAAGATGTAAATGATGTTCCCAGAAGTGATCCCTAGTTCCTCTGGGGATCCTTTCCAGCTACCCACCTGCCACCCAGTTTAACCAAGTGAAAATCTACTCATGCTGTCATTCCAATTTACATGATCACTGCAGGCTGCCTCCTGACATTCAGTGTATCCTCAATCTTCCGTGCACCTATACTGCACTCTGTCTCATGACCTCGCTCCATCCCCAAATTGCTAAACGCTTCAAATACTGCAGCATTTTATTACAAATCTGGCCTTGCCTGCTCATACTGGCTCCTTCCTAAGAATTGTTCAAAATGTGCCTTAGCCTTGATGTACTCTGCATATTATTTGTGCTCCGCACAGACTCGCCAACCACTTCTGTGGTAGGCTGCATATGTAGAAAGGAGGTAggcgggctgtgtgtgtgtgtgcatgtgagagagagagagaataaaatcaCTCCAAGACCAAATCTTTATTACTAAGTACTGGCCTGGAGCATATTTTTATGAATGAATTATAAGCACTTCCATTTAGATGGGGAGCGTTTACAGATTCTGTACCAGTTTCTTTACACATCCTCCAAATAATCAGGTAAATTGGGAAAACTAGGTCAGATGATATACCATATAATCGTGCAAACAATGCCAGTACACTTGTTGTTTGACATGGCCTTTTCTCATTCAGATAATGATTGAATTGGGATGGGCATGTGTCATGGGAAATATAGTTTTTCTACAGTGTTCCCTCTTTGTACATATCTGTTAAtaatctctgctttcattttacAGGATCACAGTCCTCTATTTTCATTCCTGTGCCTGCTTTCCCCACTCTAGAACCTAGGTATCCTGGAGCATCAGATGAAGAACAAGGACAGCTGTATGCAAATAGTGAAACTTCTACTATCACTTCAAATATCATTGATAAAGAGAGAAATGAAAGTTCTACATCAGAGCCTCaaagggaaaaggaggaggacTTGGAGCCtgcaaagaagaaaataaaaggagGCTAGTATATTATAGTATAATGTGACATACGATGTAGTCTTCTATTTAATCTTTTGTTAAAATGATTTGAAAGAAGACTGACACTCTGTAATGTAATCACAAGCTTCTAATTACTTACATGGGTGGCTTGTTAATTTTTCACAGAATTCCATTTGGGTTAACTGAAACACAGGGATCTGAAATGACTTACCAGGGCTCAGTAGGCAGTTCAGTGGTTCAGTCTAGATTAGAATCCAAGACTCTAACTATATCTTATGAAAGTTTAAGAGCATTATTACTTTTTCCTCTGTGAAATGAGTCCAAAATGCACCCCTATAACCTAGAAGGGCTTTAAAGGATTTGTTTAAATGGTATATAAAACCTTGTTCAGAACACAATAGGTATTGCAATCTGGTTTTTAAAAACCCATGCCCTCAGGCTTCTATTACATGAGGGCAAATATGTTTACTTTTCACAAAGTATGCCTTAAAGGGACCAAATATTTCTGATTTTAGACCTGCTCCAGGCTTCCTGCTATTCTGTTGCTGGCTCAGTGAAAATAATGGCCGTGACTGTAAGACTGTGCAGAGATCAGTCTGCAAAGCAAGGACATCAGCTTTGTGACAACACTAGTGATGGAAGCAGATACGAATCATAATGCTTAGCTTTTTGGCTTAATTAACATTAACTAGGAAGGCTCTGACATCCATGGTCAATTTCATGTATTGTTATAACACTGAGATATGTCTTCTCTGCAGATGAGAATACTAGTCCATATCTTCAGATGACAGCTCCAAATCAATGTATAATTAAAGCTGGATCTGAAGGTGCAAAAACAACAAATGTGAAACCAGACAAAATGGAAGAAACACTCACTTGCATTATCTGCCAGGAATTGCTGCATGACTGTGTCAGGTACCTATAGTTAAAAAGAAGCTTCTGTAATTACATGGGAGTTAATACAGAGAATGCAATAACTGCTGTTTGGGGTAGTGGGGGtttgtttggcttttttaaaCTATTATTTTCTCTTGAGGGTTGGTAAGATTTTCTCTTTTTATGGAGTGTATTTACCAGGGTTTCAACATGTACACTTCCCCCACCGTACAGTATTGAACAATTAGCTAGCTGCTTTAGGCTGGGACTTTCAAAGAAGCTTAAATGGTAGGAGTGTTCACCATCCTACAAAGCCTTGGGCATAGACCACAGTCAGAGGCATGATACAGGATTTAATGGACCATTGAGTCAATCTGGTATAGCAAATCTCATGATGAATTCTAGTTCACTTGGCCAGTGGACGGTGAAACAAGGCTCTGACTCTTCTTTAATCAACATTACCATTTTCTCCCACTAGACTGAAGTGAAGTGGAATGTATCAGGTAGCTTAGCCAGAAAAGCAGATCAAACTGAACATGAGATGCCAGTTGAAGTGTATGATTTTAATGGATGCTTTCCCATCGTCATATGGGAAAGGTGAGCATCTTTGCCTCAAGCATATATTTGGAAAAGACTCAAAATTATAGGGGATTATAAGTAATTGaactattttattaaaattaattttaaaaataccttCTTCAGTAATCTAGCACCTTTGATTAATAGCACAGCAGTCTGGGAAGTGTGGATGAAGAGAGTAGAGTGATTCCAGCTCCAGTCTATATTAAATCCTTGGTCTCTGACAAGACCTACAATAATATGATGCTAATTGTGAATGTGGGTTACTTTATATTGTAGACATGCTTTCTACAATCTACTAAATCCTGAGATTATCCACTAATTTCCAATAGACTGCTAAACATCCATCATCTGATTGGTAACGGAAATGTGGTCACCAGTTCAACTCTCCTGTGTAGTCCTGGCCCCTTGTGAAACAGATCTTCACTGTAGAAAAAGTAGTGGAAAAACAGACTTCCATTTCTTGATTATCTAAACAGATATCAAAGGACCatgctttttaaatacttctgtaTTTAAAGCTTATGTAAAAGGCCTGTTTTGAGTCTTGGGATTTCTCATTGTCCCTGTGATGTAAACCTGTTTGTGTTTCCAGCTTGCAGCCCTGCATGCACACCTTCTGTGCTGCCTGCTACTCAGGGTGGATGGAACGGTCTTCTCTCTGTCCAACTTGCCGTTGTCCAGTTGAACGTATCTGTAAGAACCATATACTGAATAACTTGGTTGAAGCCTATCTAATCCAGCATCCAGGCAAGTTGGAAGTGTATTTAATATACTTACATCTACAGCATGTTTCAGATATTAAGTGTGAAATAGGTGTATAAACAGAGAAAAAGATCTTTAGCCATAAAACCCTTCTGTGCCTATCTTACTATTTTGCCTGTTGCTCTCACGTTGCCATAAGAGAAAAAGAACCAACAGCCAGTTAGTATGTCAGAATAAAGTGTAATCCTCAAATACCTGAGAATTGAAAGCAATTTATTACAGGAACCTTTTTATAATACTAGACCTGAAGGCACTTAACAAATGTTAAAGGTGTTGTGAAGCTAAATTCATTATGAGAGGGAGGGAGGTATTGTCAAAGAGAGGCACTGAGAGATGAGGCTTCTTGAAGTTAGATATTTTTGAAAAAACAAGATTTGAATTTAATtgtctaactttaagcacccaCTCCTGAAAATTTCATCCTAactgacttacccaaggtcagaCACTGCTATTGGCAGAGCTGGAACTAGAATTATGAATTCCGGGCTTCAGTCTTGTGCTTGTGACTTTATAAAATGTCAGATACATGAGCATTACATAGCTACAAATACTGTAGTCACATATTCATAAATACTGGGTACATTGTTTAAAAACTTGCAAGGTGATGGAGATGATTTTGCTCTGGAGTAGTTGATTTGATGATTTACAGCTATCTCTTTCTTCACGTTCATATTTGTGTTTCTTTTGCAGATAAGTGTCGTAATGAAGAGGATGTACGTAGTATGGATGCCAGAAACAAAATCACTCAAGACATGCTGCAGCCTAAGGTGCGAAGGTCATTTTCAGATGAAGAAGGAAGTTCTGAGGATCTGCTGGAACTGTCGGATGTAGATAGTGAATCCTCAGATATCAGGTATGTGCATTGGCTTAGCTTTGTTTGGGTCTGAGTGTTGGCAGTCTCAAACTAGGCTAGAGCACTGTGTTAGCTGCAGCCATTTGCAAAACTGGGGTTTAATCTTTATTGCGTCCCTCATTTTTGAAGCCCTGTCAGTATGTTTTCATGATCCTTGTCAGGGTTCGGTTttgatttaattttgttttcaaggTCAGTTTTAGAAGCTCTATAATAATCTCAAAACCGATAGATAAAGTGCTATTTATAAAGGAAACAGGGAGCTGATCCAGGTCTTGGCACAAGCTAAAGTAGCCCAAGATCCCCAGTGTACAGCTCCAGCCGTGCTGCCTTCTGCCCCGGCATTCCCTCTCCACCAGAGGTCCAGTAGTGGGTGGTGTTGAGCAGCAAGCGCTTTCCTGAAGGATTGCCAGATACGAGGAGGATTCCCAGCTGGTTGGCTAAGCCAAGTTTCTGGTGCCAAGGGGATGGAGTGGAACAGAATggtggatctggccctaaatcacAACATACTGTTGTAACTTTttgtcctcctttcccccccatcCTACGCCTTCTTGGATTGGAAGCCAAGGCAAGCATTGTATCATTTGTAGATCTTGGAAAGCTTCCAGCTCACTTGTGGGCTCAGTGTAAAGAACAACAATCTAGGGCTACTTGCACTCACTTCTGGAACTAAAAAACtttaaatgcttctgaaataattgtctttttattttACCCTTTCTACTTTGAAAGGAACTAGGAGTTCAGTACTTAGCTTCATGTGATTTGTGTTGCTGAACTCGTAAGCTTCCATATCCAGATTTTATCTACTGGGCTTAGTCTAACACTTTATAAAACCAGAAACAAATAGCTAGTTGAATCCACTCTggaaactatacatataaaatccAGTAACCTGATTGTGCCTTTCAGTCAGCCTTATATAGTGTGCAGACAGTGCCCAGGATATCGGCGACACTCCATTCCGCCACTTCCTTGCCCAGGCCAAGAGGGGGAAGCAGGAGGATTACAAGCGTTGGGAGATGCACCATCGACGTCTGCCAACTTTCCTGCAAGTCAGTGTGATGAAAAGCTTGTTGTTAACATGGTATTGGGACACTAAGAAACACATGTCACTTATGAGGAAAGAACACTTTCTTGAGGTGTTGTGAAAGTCAGCATGTTCCCTAGAGTCTTGAGATGTGAAGATGACTTTCCTGGGTTACTGGGGGATAAGTCATGCCTTTCCTATTTATTTAACAAATACTATGTGCTCTATATTTAAATAGCTATACATTATAGCTGAGTGGAACCATTTTCTGTCACCTTTGTGGGAGTATAGAATAATCTATCTTTGTGAATTTCAGCAAAGCGCAAACCCCTACTACAAAAGCAAATTTACAACACTCCATTTTGGAGTTATCAGTGGCGTAGTTTCAAAAGCTTACAGGATTTGTAGTGCTTACAGGGTGAGTGTAGATGATTCTACTCAGGGTAGTAAGTAATCCACTAACTACTAGGGTTTAGTTGGATTTCCCAGGGAGGGGAATAAGTTGTAGAACATCAACTGATGAGGGTCATCTGAAATAATTGTTCTCCATTCTTCATCTTGTGGGTTGACAGTCTTGATTTTGCTGGATAAAATTGAAGGTTCATCAAAATCAAAGTGGTATCAAAAGGTTGTCAAGCTTTTTCTCCTGCTGTTTCAAAGCTGATTGAAAAAATCATTCATTGGCTTTGACTTGTCAACTCTAGAGTCTGCATGTATATGTGTGATGAGAGAGATATGTACTCAAATGTACAAGCAGAAAACTAGAGAGAGAACTTAACAGCTGTATTGCCCAAAATACACTGTTTAGGAGCAATTGgttcttttattttcttaagCTATTTCCCTGTATTAATAAAAGTCTTGTAGTTTAATACTGTAAAAAGGTATATTGTTTAGAAGCCTTAACACCAATTTCCCTATTTTTCTGTATAGCCTTCTAAAAACTTCAGCGATATTGCTTAAGTATCAAGTTCCTCTGCTCTTTGGATGCTGATGTGTGTGTCTAACACTCATTGGTACTGTGGTTCCATATTTAATTCTTTGGGGTTTCATTTCTTTCAATCTAGCTGTCCAGGAGTATGTTTGTCCTTCTCAAGGAAGTCATGTAATATGCACGTGCTGTTTTCAACCAATGCCAGACCGAAGAGCAGAGCGTGAACAGAATCCCAATATTGCCCCTCAGCAATGTGAGTAAACTTTATTATCctaaaaacaaatttaattcTTATTGCTAATCCTAGGTCTATTTGAAAGACATTCTAACTATATCAGATCATGTGCTGTTACAAGAGAGGGTCTTCCTGCTTCTGTGGGGTTTAATTAAGGGAGGGAGGTTGTTCTCCTATATCTCTACTCTAAGCACAATTAATGCAAATTGTTTTGAAATATATTAGCATTTTTCAACAATAGTGTGGATGGAAAGACTTGTGTATCTTCGTTGTTATAGTGATACAGCAAAATGCATTagctgactgatttttttttttttttttttgtattgtaaCATATAGCCCCCATTTATGTCAGGTTAGTTGTACAGCGGAGCAGTGTTTTGTGTAAAGCCCTATGAGCTTTGGGTTGTTACGCTGCTTTGTAAGACCAATATACCCAGACAGTGGTGACTGCCTTGGGTTGATCGTGGCTTTTCTTTGTGTTCACAGGCACAGTTTGTCTACAGCCGTTCTGTCACTTGTACTGGGGCTGCACTCGGATGGCATGTTTTGGCTGCTTGGCACCATTCTGTGGTATGGCAGTAGCTGTATCAGCTATAGTCACTTTGCAAACAATAGTGTCTCGGTTACTTGGATTTTACCAAGCTTAATTTTCTAATATAAATGTAATGTTGTAGTTCAGATTAGGCTTTAGCTCAGTCACAGTCATGGCACAGAAAAAGAGAGGGGATCTATGTTGTCATGTTCCAAATACATGTAATTCTTTAAATGTATAATCCTTAGCTTTGACATGCTTTAACACTTTAATATCAGATCAAGCTAGCAAATTACTTTTGCGACTATAAATAGCAGCTTGGATATTAAAGAGAATCTTGCAACATTTCAGACTAAGGAGAAAAACATACAAATCAACATAAGAACATAGAGAGCCAGATCTTAAAATGGTAGAGAAGACACCCACTTCAAAAACTTTTAGACTATACCTTTAAAATGGGTAGTAGAAGTCACAATTAATGGGTTATTGTATTGTTAATTGGTATTGAGCAACAGTGGCTCCTGTGGACTGTAATGAGTAGTGAGCTGCTTAGTACCTAATCTTGGATCAGTTCCTAAAGTTGGGATGTTACATGATATGCTTCAATATGTGTTTGCATAAACTCATATACTGTGTTCATAAAAGTCCATCTTTGTTACAGAATAAGAAAAACTTATttagaaatttcaaaacaaagataATTTCTCCTCTTCTTAACAGAAATAAATCTTGGTGACAAGTGTTTAGATGGAATCCTAAACAACAACCATTATGAGTCGGATATTCTAAAGGTATGTTTAAAAATCATTATATGTTGGATATGAGCAAGAGAACATGTAACACTGAGACTGTGACATACCAGGTGTTTAAAGCAAGAAATCCAGAAGGAGACACTCTTCTCCTTTATCCATCCCATTGTGTGTAGGTCCAGCAGCAATTGAGTGATGTTTGTTCATTCACTGTCTGGAGATGCAGGTAGTGTCGAGGCACAACTAACATTATCTTTAACTCAGATTCCATGAGTTATATTTTGTCTTGCATTTAATCACTCCATCCTCACCCCCAAACTCAGTGTCACTTTAACACCATTAGCCTAATCCATTAACTCTCACTCAGGCAAATATTCTTTTCAAAGACAAAGTGAGTTTAGAAGAGTGAATAAAGACATCGGGAATGTGTTCAGTCTTTCATGTTGGTACATCTCTTTGAGGAGAGTGCAGGAGAAGACACAATGGACAGTAACTGCTCTGAGCTGTTAATGAGTCAGGCTTCTACTGTGTATAATAATACCTTGCTCTGATGTAGTGTgatagtttccccatctgtgaaatgggaatactAAGATGAAGTGGCTttctcaaagtcacccagcaggccagtggcatgAAATAATATACATGCTTAGATTGTGTATAAATACATATTTAAGGATTTAGATATAGAATGTTCACCCAGTAGAGTGTAATTACTATATAGTGTGTGTTTATGTATACgtacctatacacacacacacacacacacagggattTTATATTGTGATCTGTCAAGCCTAGAGTGCACTCAGTTCCTGGATGATGAATTGTAATGGATTTTGGCTCTGTGTGTCTCTGGGGGATCTGCTCTGCACCAGCACTAAACTGATGTTACTATACATCCTTTCTGTAAGGGTGAGGCAAAGGTGTTCAATAGCAATGTTGCATGTGGTAATCTTTACAATAGGGCTGTGTCCTGGCTGGCAGTTTTAGGTGTGCCACCAGTGGGTCTCTGAAAGGCAAACTAAATAGTTTTTTAGCTTTCAGCAGAGCCGACCAAGTGTAAAACTTACCTCACTGAGCAAATGGCCAGCTGGAAGTATTGTATTTATTTCTGGGTCATCTTTTAGCCATTTCAATTTCTGTGCAAGAGGAAGTGTAGAGATTTGAACTAGAATTCCCTCCAAGCTCTCCTGagcactcccctccccctgctctttcTCCCCAAAATAAGCTGAAAAATCACTTTTCCATAATCATGGAGATTCATTTCTCCAACTTGCACTTCTGGTGCAGGTGTGGCAATGATTAAACGCCGTAGAAATCACGTTGAAATTAAATGACTAAAAGACACCTTCTGGAATTCAGATGCACCTAGCAAACAGGTGTTACAGCTTTATACATATCAATGATGACTTGCTAAGAAAACCGGTTCCCAAGGTCTATAAAAAGTGTAATGTCCAAAAGATTAATAATGGAAAAAAATCTGCAAAGAAAATTAGGCTTATTAAATTTTTTTCCTCCATTCGAGTTAATTTTAACTTCAAGTATATGCCAAATATTATGTACCTGAGCATGATCCATGTTGTCTTTAGTTAAGGAcattgggtaaaatcctggccccattgaagtcaatggaagttttgccattgactctaATGGACCAGGACCTCGCCTAGCATGATTAGGCTTCAATCCTGTGAAGTTTTACACACACGCTTACTTGCAGTGGGACTACTTGAATGCTTAAAGCTAAATACCTACATTAGTATTTGCGGGAGAAGGGTCATGGTGAACAAAGAGTATTGACTTTAAGTATCAGTGATCTGACAATGGTAATATTGGTAGTCAGGTTAAAGAAATATCAATAATTtggattaaaaatataaaatgaaatgcATTTTGAAAACCTATTTAG comes from Mauremys reevesii isolate NIE-2019 linkage group 18, ASM1616193v1, whole genome shotgun sequence and encodes:
- the CHFR gene encoding E3 ubiquitin-protein ligase CHFR isoform X1; translated protein: MEHSEGGDQNQQQQPWGKLIRLGTDEAEPHVLLLKREWTIGRKKGCDLSFPGNKLVSGDHCKITVDEESGQVSLEDTSTNGTVINKLKVVKKQTCPLQTGDVIYVVYRKNEPENNVAYLYESFNAKQDVTQEPVEANVENTCHLTKDTSHIGRSDDGTQITSSPPATQSCYEEPQPSTSTSNLFNASSTSLIERASAEQDNPSTSGSQSSIFIPVPAFPTLEPRYPGASDEEQGQLYANSETSTITSNIIDKERNESSTSEPQREKEEDLEPAKKKIKGDENTSPYLQMTAPNQCIIKAGSEGAKTTNVKPDKMEETLTCIICQELLHDCVSLQPCMHTFCAACYSGWMERSSLCPTCRCPVERICKNHILNNLVEAYLIQHPDKCRNEEDVRSMDARNKITQDMLQPKVRRSFSDEEGSSEDLLELSDVDSESSDISQPYIVCRQCPGYRRHSIPPLPCPGQEGEAGGLQALGDAPSTSANFPATVQEYVCPSQGSHVICTCCFQPMPDRRAEREQNPNIAPQQCTVCLQPFCHLYWGCTRMACFGCLAPFCEINLGDKCLDGILNNNHYESDILKDYLASRGFTWKNMLNESLLALQREVFMLSDYRITGNTVLCYCCGLRSFRELAYQYRQNIPAAELPVTVTSRPDCYWGRNCRTQVKAHHAMKFNHICEQTRFKN
- the CHFR gene encoding E3 ubiquitin-protein ligase CHFR isoform X3 codes for the protein MEHSEGGDQNQQQQPWGKLIRLGTDEAEPHVLLLKREWTIGRKKGCDLSFPGNKLVSGDHCKITVDEESGQVSLEDTSTNGTVINKLKVVKKQTCPLQTGDVIYVVYRKNEPENNVAYLYESFNAKQDVTQEPVEANVENTCHLTKDTSHIGRSDDGTQITSSPPATQSCYEEPQPSTSTSNLFNASSTSLIERASAEQDNPSTSGSQSSIFIPVPAFPTLEPRYPGASDEEQGQLYANSETSTITSNIIDKERNESSTSEPQREKEEDLEPAKKKIKGDENTSPYLQMTAPNQCIIKAGSEGAKTTNVKPDKMEETLTCIICQELLHDCVSLQPCMHTFCAACYSGWMERSSLCPTCRCPVERICKNHILNNLVEAYLIQHPDKCRNEEDVRSMDARNKITQDMLQPKVRRSFSDEEGSSEDLLELSDVDSESSDISQPYIVCRQCPGYRRHSIPPLPCPGQEGEAGGLQALGDAPSTSANFPATVQEYVCPSQGSHVICTCCFQPMPDRRAEREQNPNIAPQQCTVCLQPFCHLYWGCTRMACFGCLAPFCEINLGDKCLDGILNNNHYESDILKDYLASRGFTWKNMLNESLLALQREVFMLSDYRITGNTVLCYCCGLRSFRELAYQYRQNIPAAELPGNLITFVNKHVSRTELSEIEAV
- the CHFR gene encoding E3 ubiquitin-protein ligase CHFR isoform X5 — protein: MEHSEGGDQNQQQQPWGKLIRLGTDEAEPHVLLLKREWTIGRKKGCDLSFPGNKLVSGDHCKITVDEESGQVSLEDTSTNGTVINKLKVVKKQTCPLQTGDVIYVVYRKNEPENNVAYLYESFNAKQDVTQEPVEANVENTCHLTKDTSHIGRSDDGTQITSSPPATQSCYEEPQPSTSTSNLFNASSTSLIERASAEQDNPSTSGSQSSIFIPVPAFPTLEPRYPGASDEEQGQLYANSETSTITSNIIDKERNESSTSEPQREKEEDLEPAKKKIKGDENTSPYLQMTAPNQCIIKAGSEGAKTTNVKPDKMEETLTCIICQELLHDCVSLQPCMHTFCAACYSGWMERSSLCPTCRCPVERICKNHILNNLVEAYLIQHPDKCRNEEDVRSMDARNKITQDMLQPKVRRSFSDEEGSSEDLLELSDVDSESSDISQPYIVCRQCPGYRRHSIPPLPCPGQEGEAGGLQALGDAPSTSANFPATVQEYVCPSQGSHVICTCCFQPMPDRRAEREQNPNIAPQQCTVCLQPFCHLYWGCTRMACFGCLAPFCEINLGDKCLDGILNNNHYESDILKDYLASRGFTWKNMLNESLLALQREVFMLSVTVTSRPDCYWGRNCRTQVKAHHAMKFNHICEQTRFKN
- the CHFR gene encoding E3 ubiquitin-protein ligase CHFR isoform X2, whose amino-acid sequence is MEHSEGGDQNQQQQPWGKLIRLGTDEAEPHVLLLKREWTIGRKKGCDLSFPGNKLVSGDHCKITVDEESGQVSLEDTSTNGTVINKLKVVKKQTCPLQTGDVIYVVYRKNEPENNVAYLYESFNAKQDVTQEPVEANVENTCHLTKDTSHIGRSDDGTQITSSPPATQSCYEEPQPSTSTSNLFNASSTSLIERASAEQDNPSTSEPRYPGASDEEQGQLYANSETSTITSNIIDKERNESSTSEPQREKEEDLEPAKKKIKGDENTSPYLQMTAPNQCIIKAGSEGAKTTNVKPDKMEETLTCIICQELLHDCVSLQPCMHTFCAACYSGWMERSSLCPTCRCPVERICKNHILNNLVEAYLIQHPDKCRNEEDVRSMDARNKITQDMLQPKVRRSFSDEEGSSEDLLELSDVDSESSDISQPYIVCRQCPGYRRHSIPPLPCPGQEGEAGGLQALGDAPSTSANFPATVQEYVCPSQGSHVICTCCFQPMPDRRAEREQNPNIAPQQCTVCLQPFCHLYWGCTRMACFGCLAPFCEINLGDKCLDGILNNNHYESDILKDYLASRGFTWKNMLNESLLALQREVFMLSDYRITGNTVLCYCCGLRSFRELAYQYRQNIPAAELPVTVTSRPDCYWGRNCRTQVKAHHAMKFNHICEQTRFKN
- the CHFR gene encoding E3 ubiquitin-protein ligase CHFR isoform X4 → MEHSEGGDQNQQQQPWGKLIRLGTDEAEPHVLLLKREWTIGRKKGCDLSFPGNKLVSGDHCKITVDEESGQVSLEDTSTNGTVINKLKVVKKQTCPLQTGDVIYVVYRKNEPENNVAYLYESFNAKQDVTQEPVGRSDDGTQITSSPPATQSCYEEPQPSTSTSNLFNASSTSLIERASAEQDNPSTSGSQSSIFIPVPAFPTLEPRYPGASDEEQGQLYANSETSTITSNIIDKERNESSTSEPQREKEEDLEPAKKKIKGDENTSPYLQMTAPNQCIIKAGSEGAKTTNVKPDKMEETLTCIICQELLHDCVSLQPCMHTFCAACYSGWMERSSLCPTCRCPVERICKNHILNNLVEAYLIQHPDKCRNEEDVRSMDARNKITQDMLQPKVRRSFSDEEGSSEDLLELSDVDSESSDISQPYIVCRQCPGYRRHSIPPLPCPGQEGEAGGLQALGDAPSTSANFPATVQEYVCPSQGSHVICTCCFQPMPDRRAEREQNPNIAPQQCTVCLQPFCHLYWGCTRMACFGCLAPFCEINLGDKCLDGILNNNHYESDILKDYLASRGFTWKNMLNESLLALQREVFMLSDYRITGNTVLCYCCGLRSFRELAYQYRQNIPAAELPVTVTSRPDCYWGRNCRTQVKAHHAMKFNHICEQTRFKN